The DNA sequence AGAAGCCGCACGTGAACGTAGGAACGATCGGGCACGTTGACCACGGTAAGACGACGTTGACGGCGGCGATCACGAAGGTGTTGGCGGAGAAGGGCGGAGCCCAGTTCATGGCCTA is a window from the bacterium genome containing:
- a CDS encoding GTP-binding protein encodes the protein MSKAKFERKKPHVNVGTIGHVDHGKTTLTAAITKVLAEKGGAQFMA